The Euphorbia lathyris chromosome 2, ddEupLath1.1, whole genome shotgun sequence genome includes a window with the following:
- the LOC136219093 gene encoding uncharacterized protein, giving the protein MGQIVKRKKKGRPSKADLARRSSGQSHADAESDRRRSLRRRNVRYNNFIDYDDYLEEFEEYEETEEDEEERRKEKKLKLVLKLNNQEESRNRTARGYYARQNAAASSSEEEEEEASGKKPLKKRKINGGDDSEAEDESENDQGNEVENDNQEEETERKADTKGLDSIPGTPYDHLIELPLPDKKSLELILDKLQKKDTYGVYAEPVDLEELPDYLDVVDHPMDFATVRKKLGNGSYSAFDQFESDVYLICSNAMQYNSSDTIYHKQARTIQELARKKFHKLRIDFERSDKEQKSEQKSKPNFLAKKQMKKPFSKTLQEPIGSDFSSGATLATVGDIQNVFAATQASGYNRPSVVEGIVEGNSSLVDNNLDKAEELSSGKGLLSKFGRKSFVLDENRRATYNIPNQPVTRPESVFTTFESEIKQLVAVGLHAECSYARSMARFAATLGPVAWKVASQRIEQALPPGCKFGRGWVGEYEPLPTPVLMIEASEQRESGLFEKLQGPPDVIRGDFTSRGVVPTKENHVRASTSEPAMENHVRPPTSEGKSSLFRPTSGPALEGRTSLFSSTGSKLSPPIPVNLPNQKPNLVPTNFGEAQNKASKQVELNLPPSNYQHDADVAEKKLPRNSEMTLPPSNYQHDADVVAEKKLPRNSEMTASKQTEMPRTVGLLESVSSKKPDNSAVGSGGLQNGKASGSLNNRMIGSSSDGIPNQMARGATFFAKGQEQVLNDPVEAMRVSAEKAQKQQKPSNQSARDDSGNAAATAARAWMSIGSGGFKPSTENSAAPKNQISAESLYNPTRQLHPQYPRIQGQFNLPPGMQFQAEKNGQFNLPPGMQFQAEKNGQFNLPPGMQFQAEKNGQFNLPPGMQFQAEKNGQFNLLPGMQFQAEKNGFPFQAFVRPPIHAGNDGHFQNRAMMFPQFVPADLARLQMQSQWRGLTPHSQSKQKQEMLPPDLNIGFQSPGSPVKQSSGVMVDSQQPDLALQL; this is encoded by the exons ATGGGACAGATcgtgaagaggaagaagaaaggaaggCCATCGAAGGCAGATCTAGCCCGTCGGTCTTCGGGACAAAGCCATGCGGATGCTGAAAGTGACCGCCGTCGCAGTCTCCGGCGCCGGAATGTGAGGTACAACAACTTTATCGATTACGATGATTACCTTGAAGAGTTCGAGGAGTACGAGGAgactgaagaagatgaagaggagagAAGGAAAGAGAAGAAGCTTAAGTTAGTGCTAAAGCTCAACAATCAAGAAGAGAGCCGGAACAGGACGGCGCGTGGTTACTACGCGCGTCAAAATGCTGCGGCGTCTTCGtcggaggaagaggaggaggaagcaAGTGGAAAGAAACCGTTGAAGAAAAGGAAAATCAACGGCGGAGATGATAGTGAAGCAGAAGACGAGAGTGAAAACGATCAGGGAAATGAGGTTGAAAACGATAATCAGGAGGAG GAAACAGAAAGAAAAGCTGATACCAAAGGGCTGGATTCAATTCCAG GGACACCATACGATCATCTGATTGAATTGCCTTTGCCTGACAAGAAGTCGCTTGAATTGATTCTTGACAAGCTTCAAAA GAAAGACACATATGGCGTTTATGCAGAACCGGTGGATCTTGAAGAG CTTCCTGATTATCTTGATGTGGTTGATCATCCTATGGACTTTGCCACAGTAAGGAAGAAGCTAGGAAATGGGTCATACTCTGCCTTTGATCAATTTGAG AGTGATGTGTATCTAATTTGTTCAAATGCAATGCAATACAATTCATCAGATACCATATATCATAAACAG GCACGTACCATCCAAGAGCTGGCTAGAAAGAAATTCCATAAGTTGAGGATTGACTTTGAACGATCTGATAAGGAGCAAAAGTCAGAACAGAAATCAAAACCCAACTTCTTGGCCAAGAAGCAGATGAAGAAGCCTTTTAGCAAGACTTTGCAGGAACCTATAGGATCTGATTTCTCTTCAGGCGCCACTCTTGCCACTGTCGGAGATATTCAAAATGTTTTCGCTGCTACCCAAGCTAGTGGCTATAACAGGCCTAGTGTTGTTGAGGGGATTGTTGAGGGTAACTCTTCCCTAGTTGATAATAATCTAGATAAAGCAGAAGAACTGTCATCAG GTAAAGGTCTCCTGTCCAAATTTGGGAGGAAGTCTTTCGTGCTTGATGAAAATCGTCGTGCAACTTATAATATACCCAATCAACCAGTGACAAGACCAGAATCAGTATTTACAACATTTGAGAGTGAAATCAAGCAGCTGGTTGCT GTTGGGCTGCATGCAGAATGTTCATACGCAAGGAGCATGGCTCGTTTTGCTGCAACTCTTGGACCTGTTGCATGGAAAGTTGCCTCTCAGAGGATTGAGCAAGCATTACCTCCAGGATGCAAGTTTGGTCGAGGATGGGTGGGGGAGTATGAGCCACTGCCTACGCCTGTATTAATGATTGAAGCATCTGAACAGAGAGAATCTGGGTTATTTGAAAAATTACAAGGTCCTCCTGATGTGATAAGAGGAGACTTCACTTCACGGGGTGTAGTGCCTACCAAGGAGAATCATGTTAGAGCATCAACATCAGAGCCTGCTATGGAGAATCATGTTAGGCCACCTACTTCAGAAGGAAAATCGTCATTATTTCGGCCAACTAGTGGGCCTGCGTTAGAAGGAAGGAcatctttgttttcttctactGGATCAAAACTGAGTCCCCCTATTCCTGTTAATCTCCCTAATCAGAAGCCAAACCTTGTACCCACAAATTTTGGGGAGGCTCAAAATAAGGCTTCAAAACAAGTTGAACTCAACTTGCCCCCTTCAAACTATCAACATGACGCTGATGTTGCAGAAAAGAAGCTTCCTAGGAACTCCGAAATGACTTTGCCCCCTTCAAACTATCAACATGACGCTGATGTTGTTGCAGAAAAAAAGCTTCCTAGGAACTCCGAAATGACTGCTTCCAAGCAAACTGAGATGCCTAGGACTGTCGGTCTTCTGGAGTCCGTGTCTTCTAAGAAGCCAGATAACAGTGCAGTTGGTTCTGGAGGGTTGCAGAATGGAAAAGCCTCTGGTTCTTTGAATAATAGAATGATTGGTTCATCTTCTGATGGCATTCCCAATCAAATGGCTCGAGGAGCAACATTTTTTGCGAAAGGACAGGAACAGGTTCTTAATGATCCAGTTGAAGCAATGAGAGTGTCCGCTGAAAAGGCTCAAAAACAGCAAAAACCTTCAAATCAATCTGCGAGGGATGATTCTGGCAATGCTGCTGCTACTGCAGCCCGTGCATGGATGTCCATAGGTTCTGGGGGGTTTAAACCATCAACCGAAAACTCTGCTGCACCCAAAAATCAGATCTCTGCTGAGTCACTATACAACCCAACTAGGCAACTGCATCCACAATATCCTCGAATTCAGGGGCAGTTTAATCTTCCACCAGGGATGCAATTTCAGGCTGAGAAGAATGGCCAGTTTAATCTTCCACCAGGGATGCAATTTCAGGCTGAGAAGAATGGCCAGTTTAATCTTCCACCAGGGATGCAATTTCAGGCTGAGAAGAATGGACAATTTAATCTTCCACCAGGGATGCAATTTCAGGCTGAGAAGAATGGACAATTTAATCTTCTACCGGGGATGCAATTTCAGGCTGAGAAGAATGGTTTCCCGTTCCAAGCATTTGTGCGACCGCCTATCCACGCAGGAAATGATGGACATTTCCAAAACAGAGCTATGATGTTTCCTCAATTTGTACCTGCTGATTTGGCTAGGCTGCAGATGCAATCCCAATGGCGGGGGCTGACTCCGCATTCTCAATCAAAGCAAAAACAGGAGATGCTTCCTCCTGACTTGAATATTGGTTTCCAATCCCCAGGTTCTCCAGTGAAACAATCTTCAGGTGTCATGGTAGACTCGCAGCAGCCAGACCTAGCATTGCAACTCTGA